Below is a genomic region from Phacochoerus africanus isolate WHEZ1 chromosome X, ROS_Pafr_v1, whole genome shotgun sequence.
GAAGCAGGCCTGaagagatcccgttgtggctccgcacaaacaaatctgactagcatccatgaggatgcaggttcgatccctggccttgctcagtgggttaaggatacggcgttgctgtgagctgtggtgtaggtcacagacgtgtctcagatctcacgttgctgtggctgcagttgtggctgtggctgcggccagtggctacaactccaattcgacccctggcctgggaacctccatatgctgtgggtgcagccctaaaaagaccaaaaaaaaaaaaaaaaagtagcagtcCTGATTGTCACCGGCTGTTTATAAGCTCTACCTCACCTCCGAATCACCCTTGTGTGAGTTTTTTGCCTGTTGAGTGATGAGCAGTACAAGCCTAGAGTCCACTTTTTGTCCCCAAACCTGTTCCTCAAGCCCTGGATTGCTCCTAGAGTTTGTCTTCTATACAGCTTTGGCCAAGCTGACACTCTCCTTTGCACAAGTGTCCTCACacagattttcaaagaaattcCATTAGCTCTTTGGTCTTTAACAGTTTCATGGCCCGCAAGTCCTGGAGTAACCTGTATACAAGTCTCAGTACATCTTCATACCAGTCACCTTTCTCCACCGCCACCACTGCCATTTCCAAATCATTTCCTTCAGAAAGCTGGAATTCTGTATTTCTGCCAAAGAAAGGAGCCAGAGGGATCCCGACTGCTCCCCACCTCTCAGGGGTGAATGTGAACCCAGGCAGAATCCACAACTCTCTTTCACCTTGTCCATGGTCTGCCGTGCCCTTGACTGCTGAGGCCCGAGCCACGACATTGGGCCCAAGGAGGACACTCTTCCGTCTACCTTTTCCATGGGCAGAAACCCACTGCTTGCTGCCTGTGCCTTACCCCAGACACTCTGTTCTGCTCAAGTTAAGAAGACCTGCTGGCCCATTTTACCTTCCAGATGGGAACGGCATCAAGGAGCAACAccacaggcccagagaggttgcTGTTTGGTTGGTCCACTGTGCGACAGTCAGTACTTACGTTTTGAGGATTGATGGGGCGTTCAGGGTAGCAAAGTTTATGAGCAACGTGTTGTGATGGGGAAGACACaattatttcagaagaaaatactcCTTCTACACATAGCAGTGCCTCAAGGATGTCTGGCAATTGGGGCTGCGACAAATGAGAATAAATGGACTCCCGCAGCTAATCCCCAATGGCTTATTAACTTTGCTTCCCCACGCCTCCTCACCCTACCCCAGCATGCTCCTTCTCACTTTTACCCTGGGTTGTGGTGAAGTTTGAACACAAAAGACTTCTCCAAGGCTGAGTGGAGCCCCAGGTGTCCTGCAGATGCAGCCTATCTGTCGTTTTTATTGCAGCAGTGTGGGCTTTAGACTTGGCCTGCCCTGCGTCATTTCCAGGGCTGTCACTGACCAAAGAGGTGACACTAGCTAGTTGCTTCTAATATCTGACCCcaagtttcctcctctataaactTGTCGTAGAGGCACCTACCTTGCCAGACTGTTGCCAAAGTTGGAGGCAATGTATGAAAACAGCCGtcaaagtgcctggcacaattTAGGCACTCAGGAAGTGGCAGCTGCCCCTCTTGCTATGTATTGGggacttctgggctctctacccCTGAGCTCCTTAAACAGCTGGACTTCTCTAGAAACTCAATCCACTTCACAGGCATCCACTTCACAGGCATCTTGGCAACTAAAAGCGCAGCTTTTCCACTTACTTTGTGGAGAttctgctggggttggggggggatggGGCTGGCTTAAGTTGCTGATTTACACACCAAGAGGCTCCCAGCTGGTGTGCTATCTGGATACTGctcaaagctgaaaaaattcctgTCACTGAAACAATGAGTAGTCTCTTTCGCTCACCACCTTCCACAAGCCcctttccctgcctctccctcagcCCTGTCATTTGTTTCACAGCCGCCTGAAATCCCTCCCTTGTTCCTTGTTCACCTAAGCAAATGAAGATTAACTCTTTGCAGTACCAATGTAATGtaccggggagggggaggggcaggagacaCAGGAGACTTCCAGGCCAAGGGGCGAATGAGCCTGGGCCATTGATTGACTGCTCCCTTGCTGGGCTGAGGAAGGTCACCCAATCCTTGGCACACTCCAGGGAGCCTCTTGCTCGAGGGCTTCAGGATTCCAGTAGTCATCGCTTTTGCAGTGCAGCTTGTGGTATGTTCCCTCTCTTTATCCTGGGTGCTGCTGGTTCTCTGACTGAGTTCAACTTCTTGGCCCACACTTGCAAATAGCCGTTTTAGACAGCTGGATGCTTATTCCCCACTAGAGCCAAAGAAAACATGGATTCAGACGGGCTTTCCTTGCACTAACTGAAACTTTTTGCAAAACAAGGcacgggggtgggtggggaacaGTGGCATTCTTACTGACCTGGCAGAGATAATGTGTGGCAAGCCCCCAGTACAGAGGAAAGGCTCAATAAATCTTTGCTCTGCAGGTTCTCCCATTTACTAGTTGCCTAACCTGGAGCTGACTGACTTTGGTGAGACCCTTCCTGCCAAGTGGGGAGAAGTTAACGTCAGCCTTGTCCCCAAAAGGATCTTAGGCTGAAATTTCGGTTACTGAGACCTTTCCCACTGACTTcacgtgttttttgtttgtttgttttacaggaAGACAGAGACCTTGTGAGTACATTGGCAGGCAGAGAAGGACAGCGGGGTAGCCTATAGGGAAACACTCTGAACTTGCTGAGAATGGACATGGGGTCTTGTCTAGGATCTGTTACTTGTCAACCCTGTGGCTCCAAGACAGAAAAGTCACTCAGCAATGTGAACCTCAGATTCATACCTTGTCTACCTCTGGAGCCAGTAGTCATACATGGCCCCTCCAGGGCCAGAAACATGCCTTTTGATCTTCTGCAGCCTCAGTTTCTGTCACACTGCCTGaatcatggaggttcccactcttttcttgtttgctgaatgaatttgGAGCTCTTAGGGCGCATACTTCCTACTTTTGCTCGAAGGCCCCTTTGCCTGCATGTTGATGTCTACGGGTCCCTGGGCCTTTGCCAGAAAGTCATTTGCTAGCTTACCCTGGACCCGGTGACTCTACCTTGCAGCCAGCCAGAAGCAGAGTAAGACTGACTGGAGGCAAAGGAAGAAGATGGTGCCCTGGCCAGTGTTTTGTGTGTGACAGCTGCTTCCTCTGAGCCCCACGAGGCTAAGTGAGGCACCCTTCTTTGGTGCTCCCTAGTAGGGAACTTAGTCCTTAGAGTGTTTTGCTCTCAGGGAAGCATGGTGGGCTTTGGGGGTGGCCAGAGCTTCTTATGCATATTCTTCTCCTGTAGCTGATTTGAATATGGGGGATGACTTCCACATCTCCAGATGTGCTGCAGGGTGAGGCTGAGGATTCAGAAGCCCCTCATGATAGAATGAATGGGAAGAGCATTGAACTCCTTAGTACAATGAGTAAAGAAAGTATGAAAGCTCCTGGAGGTGGGAAGAAACCTGATACCACGAGACTTAGTACACCAGGGGCCACCATGCCAGGTAGCCCTCTGGACTTAATACACTGACTGAAGGAGAGAGTCAAACCACTAATTATGCCCTACACACTCCCAGACCCACTTTTAAAACACTTTGTGCATCCTAACAAGACACATACATAGTTCCTGAGAGAGATGCCAGGTTACCTTTCAGTGAGACCGCGAGTCCAGTCCTCTCTGGTTCATCCAAGAGACTCTGCATTTTCGGAGTCTTCTTCTTTTCATTATTCCAGGATTATCATCGTTAGTAACCGTTTTTGTTCTCATTAAAATCAGCTGTAACTCCCACTCTTTGTGGCTCTagcccctgctcccctctccccaacCTCATTCTTTTTTGTCCACTTTCCCTTTGACACAACCCTATTAGTTCACTGAACAATGTGTTTCTTCCCTAATGTCCATGCTGCCTTTGGTGCCTCCatattttctcccttccccatccccaatATTACTTTCAGACCTCAGGTTGTCACCCACTAAGAATTTCCCTACAgtcccttctttttcatttctgtagtaCCCTACAATGCCCTTTTGCCTGCAACCacccttctctcctctgccctcctctcaaGCTGATTTgagtgtattttctatttctacaacACCCTATGGTGTCCCCTTCCCTTTGccaatgccccttcccccaagcTGGGTTAAGTGTCCAAAAAGTAGCTAAAACACAATATTTTCATAGCATACTCTGATGCCCCTTTCAAATCTCCCCAGGCTCGTTTAGGCATCTCTTGGATTTTCATAGCACACTATGATGTCCTCTTTCCTGTCCCACCCTCCAAGACAGGTCACATAAGCTTTTCTACATTTTAACGGCATCATATGCTCACTCCCTATTAACAGTATTTAGCGCACTGCCAGTTAACATATTTGTCTCTCCCACATACTCTAGAACATTGTTTAGAACTGAGGGCTGTGTCTGAGGAGGGTTTCCAGAACCTAGATTGGTGCCTCACACATAGCTGGTGGTCAGTAAATGAACAAGGTGTCCTTGtcataagcttttatttttttctatactttGCAGTATCTTAATAAAATCACGGTATTTGTCAGTTTTCTTTATGCAACAGTAGACACAAAGGTTTTCATAAGGGTCAGACATATAATAATCCTCTCATCATTCTCTCACATTTTACTGGTTAAATCAAACTTCTTAGAACGgcctattttaataatatatactaTGTACCAGATCACAGAATATGATGGAAAGACTTCATTTTATAACTTTAGCAAAACTGTTATACTAAATcttaatgacagaaaaaaagaatatatcttttcttcaatcatattttaaaacatattgtgACCATATTCAACACTGTTTTAAATTGAATAAAGTTTACAATATCTAAAGTAAACGTTCTATTTCTCAAACAATTAGCACTGATCACAATACCAAATACACTGCCCCCCCCATTATATTCAACTCAGGCCCCAGGTGTTCTACTCCTTGGGGTACCTTTGAAGCTCTTTACACTCCCCCTCAAGGGTATACAACAGGTTTATCTAAAGGGCAGAATAACCCCTAGCACCTGAATTGAGGATAGCCTCAACTTCTGCATCATCATCAGAATCCCAATCGTAATTACATGGCCAGTCCTTGGAGCATCGGTTACGCACCCTTGCCACGAAATGCATGACTTTCAGCTTGCTGGATTCCACATGTGCTCGCGGTCCCCAGAAGAACTCGTACTCCACGGGACTACTACGGGGCACTGGCTTATAAATCAGGTACCCTCTGCGCACAAACTCTTCTGTAACAACCTTCTTTGGATCTCCAAAGATGCTGTGCTGGCGGCCAGGCTGCATCCCCAACTTTCCCAGCACTTTCCAGACCAGGGCCTCCTTGGCGCTGTTGCCCATGATGAAGATAAGGGCTAATATCGACATCAGGAGACTTTTCTTGGTGCCTTGAAAATTGCTCCGGGCTACTGAGGGTTTTTGCGCTTGAGCAGTGCTAGAGGCTTCCACAGGGGTGGTGGAGGCCTCCTCCGGAGTGCTTGGGTCTTCCTCCGGGCCGCTCAGGTCGTCCCCAGGGGTGCTCAGGACCACAGAGGCGGCCACCGGGGTCTCGGAGGTTTCTGAGGCCTGAATCTTACGATTGTTACGGTTCTCTTCAGCTGCCCTCGCATTACGGCGGCGCCGACTCTTTCGTCCCCGTGGCATATCTCCTGCTACGGCGCAGATCCTACAGCAATCCTAGGTAAAGATGCCAGTAATCTCCGCAGAAAACAATTATCTCTACCTTAAGAAGGGGCCTCCGCTAAAGCCACCAAAGTCAGTTGAGTCTTTGTAAGAAGCTAGCCGTTCTCGGCTACAAAGCTAACACCCACGCAAGCCAACTTGCGAGCAACCGCCCCCTGCACTCTCCCCAGCAGCAAAACGCAAGAATGCAGGGCTGAATTGACTCCTCCCCTCCTGCCACGCACTCTCCAGACTCCCAAAGGAAGTGGGCGTTTCCTCTAGGCAGACTTCCGCTGTCAAATAGGAGAACGGACACAGCAAGGCAGGGGTGGGACTAGGGCAGAAATGTTGACTGGGGACTGCAAGAGCAGCGGtatagaaaggagaaataaatagcaTGCGGTTCCTGAATTTATCAGTCCAGTAAAAGATAGGCTGACTGGTCTTGGGAAAGAAGGTGTCTCTACACCATTTACTCgattcccgggctgggggtgTGTGGATGAGGTGATGGGGGTGCGGGGAAGCAGCAAATTCTTGGAAGGAATCAGTTAGTCCCAGTTCTCTTTTCCTGTCTTGGATTCATTGCATATTCTCTCACCCTGTCATCAGAAGGTGTTTATGTGTATGCAAATTAATTTGTGGGCCCTTATAGGATCTAGATAAGATGGCTGTGGTTAAAGTGATGAGAGAAGAGTGATGAGAGAAAATTGGACTGCAATAACGAAAAGTGTGCAAGGGGTGCAGAgcctttaaaatgttatatattcaCGGGATTATTAAGCAGGCACCGAGTGTATCAGACTTGCATTTGCACAGCGTCACAAAAGAGCAGACTATTGTCTGGCAGGTCACTTAGGAAGCAATTAGAATAAGAAGCAAGAGGGAATAAAAGTGAGCCTTAAGGTGGTTGTCATGGGGATGGAGAGGCAGAAAGGCATTTGAAGGGTGATCACTGACAGGCTTTAGACACTGTTTGGGTGGAAGTGGGAAGTGGGGAGTGGGTGGTAGAGTGCGGGTTGGCTCTGAGATTCTGGGCTCCAGTCTTCCTGAATAGgtggtttattttgcttctttctttcatttggtaATCTGAAAGAAATTCATAGCATACTCTCAACTTTATCATCAACTCCAGGTCTTTGCTCACTGTTTCCTCTGCGTAACTGCCTTTCCTCTTATCTCCAAATATCTAAACTCCAACTCTCCAACTGCTTGTTCACAGGCCTCATCCTCACTGAAATATATCTTGGTCTGCACCAAAGGGTACTGAGCCCATTTTTGCTCCCACTTTTTGCTCTCTATAGCAAGCACCCCATATCTTTCTTATGTCATTCCAAAGATACTGTTTTACACAAgtcacttggcctctctgagcctccatttcctcaactATAGCACGGAGTTAAAGTCTCATAGGGTTAAGAGAATAAAAGGAGATAACAAGCGAAAAGGGCTTATCACAGAGAAAGCACAGTCTTTGCCTCTCAAGATGTTTCAAGCAGTGTGTGAGAGTGGTATTACACAGATGTATGCATGTGGAAGGAATACAAGATGAGAAAGATTTTACACATGTTTTGACctgaactttttaaaagcagGTGAATAATGTTACATCTTTCTGGCTGTAAGAGATTAAATGTTTGTTTGACAGGACCTGAGATTGTAATCCCACTGAGAGAAGGGGATTGTCTCTCCCCTTGATGTCTCCCAGGCCTTGGTAGAGTTTGTCAAATAGGATATGACCGTACCTGGTGAATAAGATCTGGAGTGGGGAAGTGAGCATTTGGAAGGCAGAAAAGCCAGCTGAATCTTATCCAACAAGCCCCAGTCCTCTGTACATGTGTAGAAAGAAGCTGCCTGGTATCGAGGAATGAGCCTTGAATTCAGGCCTGGGGAACTGAGTACTGGCTCAGCCTCTGTCACTTACAAGCTCTTGATGTTGATGAGTTTACCTGACATCCGTGTCCTGTGATTTGTCCACTGAACAAACAGAAAAGACTGATCTCTCTAGCCTTGTCTGCCAGGCCGGTTGTGAGGCTCTCTGCAAATCCAACAGCACATACCAGCAACCCTGGGTTAGGGCAGGTTCCTCtgagtttggttgttttttgtttgttgtttactTATTTTGTGTTTGCTGTTTGTGAATCCATGTGATGATAGGATGGCAAAATCACCCATCTTCTGCCAAATAGCTTCTCCATTCAAATGGGATTTTATGTGAATGTCATCTAGCAAACTAATTTTCTTCCCAGAGGTCAGCCAATTCTTCTTTATCCCAGAGCTTACCAAGACCTCCTGTTGGGGCAAGCCTCGCCACAAACCAATTTGGGGCAGTGTATGCTAGTTGCTGCATTGCCTTTGGCCTACCAACCAGCTGACTGAGGAGGGGATGCCATTTCCCTGTCACTGCTCTCATGTTAGTGTGGAGATCCACTCCACAATGAGAATAAGTCAGCTCTGCTTAGCACCCAGGTTGATTAGAGCCTATTCCTAAGCAGTGCACAAGCTAGGGCTGCAGATCTCAACAGATTCCATCAAAGGAGTATTCAGAAACAGTTAGATTGTGTTTAGATTGTGAGCTACTCTCAGTGTCCCCAAAAGATTAACAGAAATCACATTTATATAAGGCAGGACACAGAGGTTATTTGCCAACAAACACAGTGTTTTTAATAGCCAGAAGATCACCAGGCATGATATTAACaggaggaaaccataaaaaccatGCCTTGGGACATTGTGGACCACAGATCTGTTCAGAGTAAGTAGCACATGGCAAAGGAAGAGCAGCTGAATTGTGAGGACCTGAGAAGTACAAAGTGAGGATGGAAACTAACATTGCTGTTGTAGGTAGGCTATGTGCCTAAACTACCTCCAAACTGTAATCTTTACTACAACAGCCTTTGATTACCAGTAAGGCTAGAGGGAGATTAACTctctttgcccaaggtcatagcaCTGCTGCTGAATGTCAGTATTGGTGCTCACATCTTCAGATTGCCAAGCCCTGCCTTCTGCCATCGCATGCCTCATGTGTGCTTCTTACTGGGTGCACACTGGGTGGTGCAAGGAGGCTTAACATGAAAGGGAGTGTTCTTGCTCCCTTGGGATAGGAACAGAAGGGAAAGAGATGAGAAAGGAGACAGACATGTGGAAGGGCAAGGCAAGGATCCTGACTCACTCTACTAGGTTTTCCATACTTGGCTCAGCCCCTTACAAACTGTGCCAAGTCTAAAACGTTATTTAagctttctaagcctcagttgcTCCATCTGTGGATGAGCATATCAGAGTGGTGTTACAAAGATTAAAGGGAAAGAGCTCATGCAAGATGGGGAAGGTTGAAAAACCCCACCCCCCGGCTCCTAAAGATATCCACATGCTATCCCCAGAATCTGTGAATACGATACCTTCTACGGCAAAAGAATATTGTAGGTGTGATTAAGTTCAGGGTCTTTGGTGGGGAGATTACCCTGGAATCCTTAGAGGAGTAGGGCAGTAGAATTAGAATCAGTGAAAATGTATGGCTGGAAGCAGAGATCAAGAAGAGAAAATGCAACATTTCTGGCCTTGTAGATGGAGGAAGACGCTTTGAGCCAAGGAATGTATGGGGCCTCTAGAAGCTGCAGAAGACAAGGAAatagattcttccctagagcctccgGGAGGAACGCAGACCTGTAGGAACAGTTT
It encodes:
- the MAGEH1 gene encoding melanoma-associated antigen H1, with translation MPRGRKSRRRRNARAAEENRNNRKIQASETSETPVAASVVLSTPGDDLSGPEEDPSTPEEASTTPVEASSTAQAQKPSVARSNFQGTKKSLLMSILALIFIMGNSAKEALVWKVLGKLGMQPGRQHSIFGDPKKVVTEEFVRRGYLIYKPVPRSSPVEYEFFWGPRAHVESSKLKVMHFVARVRNRCSKDWPCNYDWDSDDDAEVEAILNSGARGYSAL